A region from the Acyrthosiphon pisum isolate AL4f chromosome A1, pea_aphid_22Mar2018_4r6ur, whole genome shotgun sequence genome encodes:
- the LOC100168674 gene encoding uncharacterized protein C3orf18 isoform X3 — MVINVSVTNLTNDAASTAPAPVKSVAVPHPPIQFSPLTVVIIVIVACLMLVGVIIVIRRKRRLDRLRHSLIPFYSFDANEEEDWDSDLLQHEGGTQTIRSYGSVELNIMATETRSKKGSFL; from the exons ATGGTGATAAACGTTTCCGTTACTAATCTCACAAACGATGCAGCTTCCACTGCACCAGCGCCAGTCAAGTCTGTGGCAGTTCCACATCCGCCTATCCAGTTCAGTCCACTCACTGTTGTGATCATTGTTATTGTTGCTTGTTTGATGCTCGTTGGT gtaataattgtaattagaaGAAAGAGAAGACTCGACAGGCTGCGGCATTCATTGATACCTTTCTATTCGTTTGATGCTAACGAAGAGGAAGACTGGGATTCAGATCTGTTACAACATGAAGGTGGAACTCAAACCATTCGT AGCTATGGATCGGTCGAACTGAACATCATGGCTACAGAGACGAGAAGCAAAAAGGGTTCCTTCTTGTGA
- the LOC100168674 gene encoding uncharacterized protein LOC100168674 isoform X1: protein MVINVSVTNLTNDAASTAPAPVKSVAVPHPPIQFSPLTVVIIVIVACLMLVGVIIVIRRKRRLDRLRHSLIPFYSFDANEEEDWDSDLLQHEGGTQTIRQHGQTFRHEGSFHSWHERFSPIQRAMDRSN from the exons ATGGTGATAAACGTTTCCGTTACTAATCTCACAAACGATGCAGCTTCCACTGCACCAGCGCCAGTCAAGTCTGTGGCAGTTCCACATCCGCCTATCCAGTTCAGTCCACTCACTGTTGTGATCATTGTTATTGTTGCTTGTTTGATGCTCGTTGGT gtaataattgtaattagaaGAAAGAGAAGACTCGACAGGCTGCGGCATTCATTGATACCTTTCTATTCGTTTGATGCTAACGAAGAGGAAGACTGGGATTCAGATCTGTTACAACATGAAGGTGGAACTCAAACCATTCGT CAGCATGGTCAAACATTTAGACACGAGGGCAGTTTCCACAGCTGGCATGAGAGATTTAGTCCGATTCAaag AGCTATGGATCGGTCGAACTGA
- the LOC100168674 gene encoding uncharacterized protein LOC100168674 isoform X2, translating into MVINVSVTNLTNDAASTAPAPVKSVAVPHPPIQFSPLTVVIIVIVACLMLVGVIIVIRRKRRLDRLRHSLIPFYSFDANEEEDWDSDLLQHEGGTQTIRHGQTFRHEGSFHSWHERFSPIQRAMDRSN; encoded by the exons ATGGTGATAAACGTTTCCGTTACTAATCTCACAAACGATGCAGCTTCCACTGCACCAGCGCCAGTCAAGTCTGTGGCAGTTCCACATCCGCCTATCCAGTTCAGTCCACTCACTGTTGTGATCATTGTTATTGTTGCTTGTTTGATGCTCGTTGGT gtaataattgtaattagaaGAAAGAGAAGACTCGACAGGCTGCGGCATTCATTGATACCTTTCTATTCGTTTGATGCTAACGAAGAGGAAGACTGGGATTCAGATCTGTTACAACATGAAGGTGGAACTCAAACCATTCGT CATGGTCAAACATTTAGACACGAGGGCAGTTTCCACAGCTGGCATGAGAGATTTAGTCCGATTCAaag AGCTATGGATCGGTCGAACTGA